A window of Bacteroidales bacterium genomic DNA:
TGTATTACGAACAATCAACCTAACTTTGCTTAACTCTTTTCCAAAACTTATGCATAACAGTTCATTGGTAGGGTTTGGATAAACTCTTATTGAATAGCTTTCCAATATATTTTTTATATTACTTGTATTCTGGTTAAGTTTAATAACAAAAATATCACAATTACCACTATATGCAGATAAATAAAAATTTTCTGGTCCGGGGTCAAAATCAACAGAGCCTTCGAAACATCCTGTTGTATAAATATTTCCATTGTTGTCAACAAAGATAGAATTAGCAATTTCATTATTTTGTCCTCCTATTTGTTTTGCCGATATAAAATCACCAGAAGCTTCTAACTTAGAGATGAACATATCAGTAGACCCTACAGAAGTTAAATTAAAATTACTTGTTCCTGGGTCAAAATCAACAGTTAAATCGAAATAACCTGTATTGTATACATTTCCACTGTTATCAACCGAAATAGAATTCCCTACATCATAATATGAGCTTCCAAATTGTTTTACCCAAACAAGATTTCCTGAAATATCAAGTTTAGAAATATAAATATCCTCATATCCAGCAGAAGTTAGATTAAAGACCCCTGGTCCAGTATCAAAATCAACAGTCCCTTTGAAATATCCAGTAGTATAAACATTTCCGTAAGAGTCTACTGCAATAGAATTTCCACTTTCAGTATTTGGACCTCCCATTTGCTTTGCCCATAATAAATCTCCCGAAGAATTTAATTTCATTACAAAAATATCATATTCACCAACAGCTGATAGATTTAAAGTATTTTGGTTATCTGGATCAAAATCTGATGTTCCCTTATATCTACCTGTGATATATACATTTCCACTAATATCTATTGTAATAGAGTTACTATAGTCAATATCTGAACCTCCCATGCTTTTTGCCCAGACAAAATTTCCAAAAGCATCCAATTTAGAGACAAAAATATCATTAGACCCAGCAGAAGATAAGTTATAAGTGCCTGTTCCTGGGTCAAAGTCAACTGTTCCTTTAAATATACCAGTAGTATATACATTTTCGTTTAAGTCCACTGATATGGAATAGCCAAAATCGGAGTCGGTACCTCCTATTTGTTTGACCCATATTAAGTTGCCATTGTTATCTAATTTAACAATAAATGCATCGGAAGATCCAGAAGGAGTTAAATTAAAGACACCTGGACCTGGATCAAAATCAGCAGTACCTTCGATATGCCCAGTAACATAAATGTTTCCGTTGCTGCTAACAGCAATGCCATGACCAACATCCCAATTTACACCACCTATCTGTTTTGCCCATAATAATTCTCCTGAAGAATTAAATTTTGAAATAAAAATATCATATTCTCCTGCTGAAATTAAATCATATGTGCCAGATCCAGGATCAAAATCGACTGTTTCTTGAAATTGACCTGTAGTATAAATATTTCCGCTATTGTCAACAGCGATGCCAGATGCCATATCAAATCCTGTACCTCCCATTTTTATTGCCCATTGAAAGTTTTGAGCATTTACTATACTGCTCAAACCAAATAAAGCAAGCAGTAAAAATTTAATATTAGTTTTTGTCATCATATTTATGTTGTTTAAAATTTTTATCAATAGCTGAGTGCATGAAATGTTGGGCATTTCAGGGCGATTCACTGTCAAACTGCTCAATATTATATGTGAGTAAATCAGTTCGATTACAGCACTATCAGCCCATTTTTCATAACCATTTTAGCATTTCTGTGTTTATTATCATCCTACTTGTGTTTTCATTTCAAAATTACATAAAATCAGTGTCTAATTCTTATTAATCACATCTTGAAACGGATGGCTTTGCATATAGGCATCATTTCTTTTGGCTATCACTTGCCAGCTTACTTTGATGTTAGGTTCATTAGTTTTAATCACAAATTGGTTATGATAATCAATTTCTTGATAAACAATTGCCTGAGCAAATGTCTGACCAACAACCGTTAATACATAGCGAAAATCTTTATTTATTTGGTCAAAATAATCGGGTAAAGTAACAGTTGCATATCCCTGACCATCGGTTATAACATTTCCTGAATACTGATTTAGAACCTCGTTACTTTCTATTGCAGCATGAACAAGGTATTTGTTTGTGTCATTGGGATGAGTAATTCTAAAATTCTTTGTTCCCATAACATTTAAACTACCTTCAACAGTTGCATTACCTGTTGTATAAAAATTACCGTAAGAATAAGTGTTTTTTAAATAGGTGCTGCCACTCGAAGTAGTTGTAATTGCATTATTGTTACCATAAATTATATCACCGTATGAATTGTACTTAGCAATATTTTTTCTGTTTCCCAAATTATCTAAAAAGTTTAGTGCTGTAGTCAAATCCGAACTATTATAAGTATATTCCACTTTTTTGGCATTGGGGTCTGAATGTGAGTATTCAATAACTGTTGGGCTTTGATTAATAGTTGTTGATGTGGAATACGATGAACTCGTTACTGTTGTGGAGTATTTTCCTGCTGTAGGATCATTGTTTTCTTCCATTAAAATCCAATCATTATCTTTCTTACAATATCTTTTATACACATTGTTTTTAAAATCTTTTTCTACCTTTTCTTCGTACTTTATGTTACCTTGATTATCATAGAATTTGTAATGAGTTATCTCATAATTGTATGATACGTTGCCAGGCGATGACTCTTCGTATTTACTTTCAGTGATTGTTTCAGAATAAAGATTTCCATTGTTATAAAATTTTTCATTACTTTTATCATAATTATATTTATTGCTGGTGCAACTTGAAATTGAATTCATTTCTACTTCCTTAACCTTTTCATAAACACCTGTAGAAGGATTAGGTCCAAACAATTCTTGTTTGGAATATTGTGTTGTTTGAACTAAGCTACCATCATATTTTTCAGATTCTGAACTTTTAGCAATTAGATTCCCATTTTGATATATTTCTGAAATTCTCATACCATTTTCTACTTTTGTGAGCATAAATGATTCATCACTAAGGTCTGTCATGTGATAAACAGGAGAATTCACAGTCATTTGATACCAAATAGTATCATTATTCATCATTTTGAATGTTCCAGTATTTGGATTTAGCACCATACGAGTTACCCCATTTGCATCTTTTAGCACAAGCGAATCATTTTGTATCACAGTTTGTCCGCCTTGAGCTGAACCTGCTGTCTTTGCATAAAAAGCATAAGGC
This region includes:
- a CDS encoding SBBP repeat-containing protein is translated as MMTKTNIKFLLLALFGLSSIVNAQNFQWAIKMGGTGFDMASGIAVDNSGNIYTTGQFQETVDFDPGSGTYDLISAGEYDIFISKFNSSGELLWAKQIGGVNWDVGHGIAVSSNGNIYVTGHIEGTADFDPGPGVFNLTPSGSSDAFIVKLDNNGNLIWVKQIGGTDSDFGYSISVDLNENVYTTGIFKGTVDFDPGTGTYNLSSAGSNDIFVSKLDAFGNFVWAKSMGGSDIDYSNSITIDISGNVYITGRYKGTSDFDPDNQNTLNLSAVGEYDIFVMKLNSSGDLLWAKQMGGPNTESGNSIAVDSYGNVYTTGYFKGTVDFDTGPGVFNLTSAGYEDIYISKLDISGNLVWVKQFGSSYYDVGNSISVDNSGNVYNTGYFDLTVDFDPGTSNFNLTSVGSTDMFISKLEASGDFISAKQIGGQNNEIANSIFVDNNGNIYTTGCFEGSVDFDPGPENFYLSAYSGNCDIFVIKLNQNTSNIKNILESYSIRVYPNPTNELLCISFGKELSKVRLIVRNTLGIQFYDNEYINTSNITLNIDYPSDIYILEIVTDNNKNVLKLIKE